A stretch of Brassica rapa cultivar Chiifu-401-42 chromosome A08, CAAS_Brap_v3.01, whole genome shotgun sequence DNA encodes these proteins:
- the LOC103835100 gene encoding probable disease resistance protein RPP1 isoform X2, which produces MDSYFVSLAAAAAISFYALFGTIFFNRKSRSSQEDKTEASSSLSLLAPLSSLPRNWIHHVFPSFHGADVRTNFLSHVLKELRSKGINSFIDDDMERSKLVGLELIEAIRGSRIAIVLLSRNYASSTWCLNELVEIIKCRQEFSQTVIPLFYEVDPTDVKKQTGDFGKVFRKTCKGKAKEDIQRWKCALTEVAQITGYHSTNWKTEAKMIEDIATEVSNKLNLSAPSSDFDDLVGMESQMRRMKPLLQLDSDDVRIIGIWGSPGIGKTTIARSLFHEYSRDFQMSVFVDNIKRKYAVPACSDDYSVKLDFQKQFMSQLTNETCVSISHLGVVKDRLKDKKVLVVLDDVDHLVQLEAMAKETYWFGPGSRIIITTQDQRVLKASGINYIHRVKLPSKDEAFQMFCMYALGQKYPKDGFKELACEVINLVGYLPLGLRVMGAYFRGMSEKVWAEALPRLKAHLSRDKEITNILKFSYDALNDEDKSLFLHIACFFNLEPFGMVERCLETCFEDVRQGLDALYEKSLISSVSGRIKMSKLLVQLGRQIMRKEFVSEHGKRQFLNDARDIGEVLSDDKAGNSSVIGINLEWKNDITRTSERAFERLPNLQFLKIHGYGIKPQSMSYMSQKLRVLIWLSYPISCFPSSFNPEFLVELYMTNSNLEKFWEGIKVSSMLFLKIKALSNQFSYLCNTNCVNLLFIYLSLQPLNNLKLLDLSGSERLKELPDLSTATNLYELNLSSCSRLVELPSSMRNLHRLSRLELMNCSMLEVVLANINLESIEELDLSDCSLLKSYHESSTYIEELDPWRKSRLQKLVLSGMKKLVSLPQLPDSLLFLDAEECESLERLDCSFRNPDIRLNFRHCFKLNQEARDLIIQTPTNQYAVFPAEEFPQCFFTYRSPGSSVTAKLNQLHVGKSTKFKACIIFDGGDDSHWGPVCCCITSGGNALTYYTKNVEAFFLGHLYAFEIEVETEDVTSTELLFDFYIVYMPPYSSRKCKIKECGILQLLEVPLLSSRDVVEDYEPSHVEGFGYGSGEFEPSYIERFGYGSEDYEPSYIESSGDEDEDYEPSDSGYLTV; this is translated from the exons CTTCTTCTTTATCTCTTTTGGCACCTCTGTCTTCTTTGCCTCGTAATTGGATACATCATGTCTTTCCAAGCTTCCACGGGGCAGATGTCCGCACAAACTTTCTCAGCCACGTTCTCAAGGAGCTCAGAAGCAAAGGAATCAACTCATTCATTGACGATGATATGGAGAGGAGTAAGCTGGTCGGTCTTGAGCTCATAGAAGCTATTAGAGGATCGAGGATTGCTATTGTCTTGCTCTCGAGGAACTACGCTTCGTCTACATGGTGCTTGAACGAGCTGGTGGAGATCATCAAGTGCAGACAAGAGTTTAGTCAAACAGTAATCCCCCTTTTCTATGAAGTGGATCCAACTGATGTAAAGAAACAGACCGGTGATTTTGGGAAGGTCTTCCGAAAAACTTGTAAAGGAAAAGCAAAGGAAGACATCCAAAGGTGGAAATGTGCTTTGACGGAAGTGGCCCAAATCACAGGTTACCATTCAACAAACTG GAAGACTGAAGCAAAGATGATTGAAGATATTGCCACTGAAGTTTCGAACAAGTTAAACCTTTCTGCACCATCCAGTGATTTTGACGACTTAGTTGGGATGGAATCTCAGATGAGAAGAATGAAACCATTGTTGCAGCTTGATTCAGATGATGTGAGAATAATAGGGATTTGGGGTTCGCCTGGGATTGGTAAGACCACCATTGCTAGATCTCTATTCCACGAATACTCCCGAGATTTTCAGATGAGTGTCTTTGTAGATAATATCAAAAGAAAGTATGCGGTACCAGCTTGTTCCGATGACTACAGTGTGAAGTTGGATTTTCAGAAGCAGTTTATGTCTCAACTAACCAATGAGACGTGTGTCAGTATTTCACATTTGGGAGTCGTCAAAGATAGGttgaaagacaagaaagttCTTGTTGTCCTTGATGATGTTGATCATTTAGTACAGCTGGAAGCTATGGCAAAAGAAACTTATTGGTTTGGTCCTGGGAGTCGGATTATAATCACAACACAGGATCAAAGGGTTTTAAAAGCAAGTGGGATCAACTATATACATAGGGTGAAATTACCATCAAAAGATGAGGCTTTTCAAATGTTCTGCATGTATGCTCTTGGTCAGAAATACCCTAAGGATGGTTTCAAGGAGCTTGCTTGTGAAGTTATTAATCTTGTAGGTTATCTTCCGTTGGGGCTAAGAGTTATGGGCGCCTATTTTCGGGGAATGTCCGAGAAAGTTTGGGCAGAGGCACTACCAAGGTTAAAGGCACACCTTTCCCGAGATAAAGAAATTACCAACATTTTAAAGTTTAGTTACGATGCCTTAAATGATGAAGATAAAAGTTTATTTCTTCATATAGCCTGCTTTTTCAATCTTGAACCATTTGGTATGGTGGAAAGATGTCTAGAAACATGTTTTGAGGATGTGAGACAAGGGCTTGACGCCTTATATGAAAAATCTCTCATATCTAGCGTATCAGGACGGATAAAGATGTCTAAGTTGCTAGTCCAACTAGGAAGACAAATTATGCGAAAAGAATTTGTTAGTGAACATGGAAAACGCCAGTTTTTGAATGACGCAAGGGATATTGGTGAAGTACTTAGTGACGATAAAGCA GGTAATAGCAGTGTCATAGGAATAAATCTTGAGTGGAAGAATGACATAACAAGGACGAGTGAAAGAGCCTTCGAAAGATTGCCTAATCTTCAATTCTTAAAAATTCATGGTTATGGCATCAAACCTCAAAGTATGAGCTACATGTCCCAAAAACTTAGAGTACTAATTTGGTTGAGCTACCCCATATCATGTTTTCCTTCAAGTTTTAATCCAGAGTTCCTTGTCGAACTATACATGACGAATAGCAATCTTGAGAAATTTTGGGAAGGGATTAAAGTAAGTAGtatgttatttttgaaaataaaggCCCTATCTAACCAATTTTCTTATTTGTGTAATACTAATTGTGTCAACTTGTTGTTCATTTATTTGTCTTTACAGCCGCTCAACAATCTAAAGCTGTTGGATTTGAGTGGTTCGGAAAGATTGAAAGAGCTTCCTGATCTCTCCACTGCCACTAACCTATATGAATTGAATCTCAGCTCTTGCTCACGTCTGGTGGAACTCCCTTCCTCTATGAGAAACCTTCATAGATTATCGAGATTGGAATTAATGAATTGCTCAATGTTAGAGGTTGTTCTGGCCAACATCAACTTGGAATCTATAGAGGAACTCGATCTCTCAGATTGCTCTTTGTTGAAAAGTTATCATGAGAGTTCTACATACATTGAAGAGCTTGATCCATGGAGAAAATCTCGTCTACAAAAGCTAGTACTAAGTGGAATGAAGAAGCTGGTATCACTCCCACAGCTACCAGATTCGCTATTGTTCTTAGATGCAGAAGAGTGTGAGTCCCTGGAGAGACTAGACTGCTCCTTTCGCAATCCAGATATTCGTCTCAACTTCCGTCACTGCTTCAAACTAAATCAAGAAGCTAGAGATCTCATCATCCAGACACCGACTAATCAATATGCAGTCTTTCCCGCTGAAGAATTTCCTCAGTGCTTCTTCACTTACCGATCTCCTGGAAGTTCCGTAACTGCGAAGTTGAATCAATTGCATGTTGGCAAATCAACCAAATTTAAGGCTTGCATCATATTTGATGGTGGGGACGATAGCCATTGGGGACCTGTCTGTTGTTGCATCACGTCTGGAGGAAATGCTCTCACTTACTATACTAAAAATGTAGAAGCATTTTTTCTGGGGCATCTATACGCATTCGAGATTGAGGTTGAAACAGAGGATGTCACTTCCACGGAGcttctttttgatttttacaTTGTCTATATGCCGCCGTACAGTTCCAGAAAATGTAAGATAAAAGAATGTGGGATACTCCAACTCCTGGAGGTCCCTTTATTGAGCTCCAGAGATGTCGTTGAAGATTATGAGCCTTCGCACGTTGAGGGCTTCGGGTATGGCTCTGGAGAATTTGAACCTTCATACATTGAGAGATTCGGATATGGTTCTGAAGATTATGAACCTTCATACATTGAGAGCTCTGGAGATGAGGATGAAGATTATGAACCTTCCGACTCTGGTTATCTCACTGTCTGA